A window of Ooceraea biroi isolate clonal line C1 chromosome 9, Obir_v5.4, whole genome shotgun sequence genomic DNA:
GAGCGAATATTATGTCCCATACTGTGCCTGTCGCTATCATTTTGTCACTATCAATGATAATCCTCAAAGAAatctcttttaaaaatttattttaaataattataaaatcgtcatcttaaataaatcatatgtacatttatcggcaaaattttttaactgttataattaatagatgtttcttacaaatttCCTTACAATTTCTCTTAATTGCAGATTTCTTACAAGACGGACATTACGATCGACCGCCGGCGACTCTGATATGTCTGCAAACCACGAACTTCGACCACAATGCGGAACACGTTTACGATGAGATACCCTTGCAGACCACCCCGCAATGCAGTCGCAAGGATCTGTAACGGAGAACCGTCTTTTTTCGCCGCGTTCATGGTCAAGTGCAACCGCAGTCAACAATGCAATACCATTAAAACAAAAAGTAGACAAGGAAAATGCACTAGGCGGTTTTTAAACGGAATATGGCCAACTATCGCGGGTGGATAATCGATGAAAAGCTAATCGCGAATCCAGTCGTGGTAAAAAATACGCGGAAACTGGTTTCCGATCTTACGTGGAATCGCGTCGCGAACACGCAAGGCTGAACGTGACGATAATTGAGTGGACAAGTAGAAAAACAAGTCGCTTGAGCCGATTGTACTGTCAGTGATCACCAGCAAAATTCAGCAGCAGCGGAGCGTGCTTACTTTCCGAATCAACAGTTTGCAGTTTCGCGGCGGAGTGACGTCAAACGTCCAATGCGCGAATGCACTCCGATTACGATTGCGCGCAATTAGATGGAAAGTGCGAAATGACAGAGTCCCGCGTACAACGAGCGGAAAAACACGCTGCGCCGACTGTCATTATACAAATGGCACTAAGCATGCCCGATGCCGGAGCTATCTGCTTGCTAAGTAGAGATGTAGAAGTAAATTGCCCGCGAAGTCGTTCGTCAATTCGCAGTTCGCGGTGTTTGGTTTGATAATTCCGCTGTGAACACGAATCGCGCGgttttgcaaatattataaatattatgtaactCGATTAGTTGCGTCAGttgagattaattattaattaaataaattaatattgaatgaGGAGATTCTTCTGCGCTTGCACTGTTATTTACGGAGCAGAATTGAcgattaaaagtaataatgaGTTATTCGAAATTCGCGATAACGAATttgttataacaaatatttgtaatcaTTTTTCCTTGCCACAGTTATAAAGAAGTGTTCTTTTTCGAGCGTGGAAACGCACGGAAATTTTTCGATGTGCACCGCCAACTGCTTTGACGAATGTACGACAGTAACGATGCACACAGTGGGTGATAATTTAATCAATGATACGAATTTATTATCATAGAGGAAATGCACTTAATGACTTCCtgtattttaaatgaaaccaaagaattaaaattccattttattacaaaagcgATGTAATATGTGCTGCGgaaaaacaaaatgttaattatacgACAAATTTTAAATAGTTATCTAttacagataaaatatataaatatataagtaagTTGcgagtgtaataaaatatgtcttaAAATAGGCctttatttatcttatcttacataaataattcattttaatctaactttatttatacaaCTATATACGCACAAATTTATCGTACACTAAAGTTCATATTGATATAGATAATTAGTGCGAAACTGCATTGTTAGTCAATAATGACCGTCTCGTTTTTCACTCAATAAATATCCTTTCATTTCCATGAAGGAGAAGAAAAACTTTCCATTTCCCACGTCACGCGATAATCTAATGTATTTCGCCCTGGCAAAGAAACTGGCTTTTTGCTCCGCAAATACTCGCAATCGTTTCAAGGAAATGTTATTTGCAGTCAGCGTTAGCTTATCGCAACTAGATAAACAAAAGCTGCGCGCTTATAACATATTCTGCATCGCCTCCGATTTGTATATGCACTAACGAATCACATCAGACGAATTGCATGAAACAAATCTAATTTTGCGGCATTTGTAATAAACTGCACACGAGCGCgcaatgttaaaaaaatgtacacGTTTCACTGATAGTTTTGGAGACACCCACTTCACTCGCAAGACTCCTTCgcattatttcaaatattaataaatttttttctcccaATTAAGAAGACATCATCTTCATCATTAAAACGAATAATCTTCGCTCGAGATAACCCTCACACTCAGATAAGGCAAGTGAATAGATGAACTCTTATTTAATCACTTTCGCACATATTATGTCCCCTTGCATGTTACACTTTGTGTGTATAAGAAGATTGATGGCCTGAATATAATCGAAGGAGTCTTACTTTCCACAATTTTCACATCACAATCCGGAGGAATCTCGAAGAAGCGCAACTCTGATTAAGAAATATCTCTTCATGCGATTAGTaaataaaacaagaagaattaacataaatttatagtTGCTGCAAATTCTGATTCCTTAATTTTCTTCAGATGCTATCAGTAACTCGATCGAGCGATTCACGTCGTGCCCGATGAGTCAATCGTGGCCTATTTAATGGCAGCGACCTACTCAGCGATTATTGCGGGGAAAAACGACAAGAAACGGGCACACACACGATTTGACGCTTTGACCTCATTAAAGCTCTTTGACATATCGATACGCATAACCGATAACCGTTTCCGTGAAGAAGCGCGTTGCGCACTTTTATCGAGAAGATGGAGAGACCGCTGACCTCCTTATCGCGGCGATGCGCGCACTCTTTGACCGAAAATGCGCTGGCCAGTAGTAAAATTGCGATCGTTCACGCAACATGCAGAGATCGCTGATCTGCCTGATCGTTTTTACGTGCCTGGGTGTCGGCACCTGGGCGACGGACGGTGGTGTCAAGGGTGGATATCGGCCGCGTTATCCCACGAATCATCATGGTGGCACGAACTCCTCGCAAAGCGGGCTTTGCTACAAAACAGTGCCGTGAGTAATCGGTTCTTTCGATTCGAGACAAGTGTGATGTATAATAACTTTGGTAATAACATGGCTTCACGAGATTgtctttcatatttaatatgcaatgaaaataacgtaacgCTAATCGTACGTCGGCGTCCGTTTCAGGTACAGCCACGTTTTAGCTCTGAACTCGAGCGGCTCGCCCTACAACACCATCCCTCAACCAACCGGAGGCAGCCAGCCCGTAAGTATTCTTTCCTATAGGACTGACTTGGcatttcttgaaaattgaCTTCTaacaaatacaataaattaaatcgtggaAAGCcacaaagaaatatcagaatatttttacacgaataaaatttatttcttcttcacgtgtttcttctttcttaaAAAGTCATTTTAAAGCTGTATTGCTCTTTCGAATTCCCTATGAGTCTCAAATACGAACAATAGGATATCAGTGAAGAAACCCATTTAATTAGGAAATTCAACTATCTGAAACTCTTGCGACAGAAATTAAGAGCAGACCCATTCTCTTTATCAGCACAGTGACGACTGGATCACTATCTTGGACTGTTGCGACGGTTACAAGCGTAACGTGACGAACGGCCTGTGCGAGCCGCACTGCGAACGCGGTTGTTTCGGGGGTCGCTGCACAGGACCGAACATCTGCAGCTGTTCGTCAGGATGGCATCCCCAGGAAGGCGTTTGCATGCCCGTCTGCACGCGTCCGTGTCGGGAGAACGCCTACTGCTTCTCACCggacgtgtgcgtgtgcaaaTTGGGTTACGACGAGATCGAGAACCAGTGCAGACCGATTTGCCCCGATGGATGCGGTAGGGGTGAATGTGTGGCGCCGCGCGTCTGTCAATGCCGGTCCGGCTACGTCCTGAATGAGCGCAAGGAGTGCGCGGCTGCGTGCGAGGGTGGTTGCTCGCATGGCACATGCAGCGCACCGGGTGCGTGCACCTGCGACGACGGGTAATTAACGTCATATTCTAGTTTTTGATGCCTAATGCTACCGCCGGCTTCGCAATACCTCTCGCATCGACGTCAACATTCCGTGCAACAATTAAACTTTGCCCCGTGCTTAGTATGCATCTGTAACCCGGCCTCAAAGCGGGATACCTGTAACGTGATAAATCAGCATCGGATCAGATTCATTGAATGCAATATTACGTTGGGAAAATAATTACACACTGCGTGACTTTGTGCAAACACAAAAGTCCGATATCACGTAATTCCTATGTAGATATTTGCGTAGGTAATATATTCACACTGTCACTTGAACAGAGATAGCCGCATTcatacgtaataaaattgcaGGTATTACACGCTTCGTGAAACaaatatcgaataattatCGTTTACAGTCATCGCATTGAGTTGCACAGCTACCTCGTTTTTAATAACAGACTCTTTAActttaaaattagaaattctcTTACTTCTCCTTTATaatcaagaatattatattaatcgagATATATACTTAACTtcttattgataaaaataaaatttttattgatatctcGGGAGAGTTATCTACAAAAGATTTAAATGAAGAAcaataatacacaataataaattgtaaaaatcatTGATCTGGTTCTGCCGCAAATGCACTAATCCGTTAGATAATCGCAAATTTCTACGCCTTGTTGAAGGCAATCGCGATGCAAAATAATCCACGAAAATAAAACACGTGTAAAATAATCGCTATAACTCTGTCACAGGTACATTAATCCACCCGGCGATCGTGAGACATGCGTACCCCATTGCCCAGGCGGTTGTGATGGTGGCGACTGCATTTTCCCCGGGGTGTGCCGTTGCAGAGCCGGATACAGTCAGGATCCACGCAGCGGCAGATGCACTCCCAACTGTCCACCGGACTGCAGTGCTACCGGTGGCGAGTGCACCGCGCCGGGCGTTTGCAATTGCAGAATCGGCTACGAGAGGGAGAATTACAGCGGCCAGTGCGTACCAGCCGCGCCGGGCTCGTCGCAATGCGGTGTCGGATACAATCTGGATCCCCGCACTGGTAGATGCATACCGGCACCAGCGAACTTGACCTCCACGCAGTGCAGATACGACTGTGGCCCGAACGGTGCCTGCGTCGGCAACCAGTGCGTCTGTCAACCAGGATTCATCGTTGATCCTGACATTGGCAGATGCGTCCACCAGTCCTCCATTCCTCCGTCGCAATCCGGTGATTGCAGATTTGGCTGCGGTCCGAACGGTGTCTGCGTCGGGCACAACCGCTGCGCCTGCCAACCGGGATTCATCGTTGATCCTGACATTGGTAGATGCATTAACGCGTCGATGTCCACCAACATGACTTCCACGCAGTGCAGATACGACTGTGGCCCGAACGGTGCCTGCGTCGGCAACCAGTGCGTCTGTCAACCAGGATTCATCGTTGATCCTGACATTGGCAGATGCGTCCACCAGTCCTCCATTCCTCCGTCGCAACCCGGTGATTGTAGATTTGGCTGTGGTCCGAACGGTGTCTGTATTGGGCATCGCTGCGTCTGTCAAGCGGGATTCACGGTCGACCCCAGCACTGGTAGATGCACTTACGCACTGATCACTCCGACACCATCCGGCGACTGTAGACATAGTTGCGGTCCGAATGGCATCTGCGTCGGGCACAACCGTTGCGCTTGCCACTCGGGATTCATCGTTGATCCCGACACCGGTAGATGCATCCACGAATCCTCTACCCCTCCGTCGCGATCCACTGATTGTAGAGTTGATTGCGGTCCAAACGGTGTCTGTATCGGGCAAAACCGCTGCGCCTGTCAATCGGGATACATAGCTGACCCCGACATCGGCAGATGCATCCACGAGTCCTCCACTCCTCCGTCGCAATCCGGTGACTGTAGATTTGGCTGCGGTCCGAACAGTGTCTGTATTGGGCATAATCGCTGCGCCTGCCAACCGGGATACATACTTGATCCCGACACCGGCCGGTGCATCCACGAGTCCTCCACTCCTCCATCGCAATCCGGTGACTGTAGATTTGGCTGCGGTCCGAACAGTGTCTGTATTGGGCATAATCGCTGCGCCTGCCAACCGGGATACATGGCTGATCCCGACACTGGCAGATGCAGTCCCACGGCGCCCGCCAACGCGACCAGCTCGCAGTGCAGATACGGCTGCGGCCCTCACGGCCGATGTATCGGACCGAACATGTGCGCCTGCGAGTCAGGATTCCGCCACGATCCGGATACCGGAAGGTGTATCCCGCACGAGGGGGAAGGTTTGGACATGAACGTGTGCCAGTACCCGTGCCTGAACGCACAATGTACTGGGCCCAACCAGTGCACCTGCAATCGCGGATACACGCATGATCTGCGAGATCCTACGCGCTCCAGATGCGTGCCGGTGTGCGCGGGCGGATGCCCGAATGGTGTGTGTACCATGCCGAATTTCTGCATATGCAATCCCGGATACCGGAAGGAACCCGGCGTCAAGGGTCGACAGAGATGCGTACCGCAAGAATGAATACAGTTTCTCGCAAGTGACGAAGCGGATTGGTACAGATTAATTCGGCAAGGATGAATGTGGTTTCACTGTTATGTTCTGAATTGTATACATGAActgataatgtaaaataattatactgcACATTTTTACTTTACGCGATATATGTTATATGGAAATAACGACATGTATGTGAAGgtgtattaagaaataatgtatatttttatgatatgtTTCTATGTAACTAAAAGATTAAAGTATCTTGTAACAGAATAATCATTCTGATggcttatattatatattacatcgtTTTAAGTACGCTTGTAATatagaaatgtaattttgctGAAGCGAATAAAGTGTCAGATACCCGAAACTCTATAATAAATgaacatattaattataagatgaatcacaaaaataaaattaactttgatattttttaaacatttttaagagcatatatgcatattataaTACTCTTTATAcacttatctttatttttatgtgaatctctctctgtttctttttcttgaatatgtctttttatatattttattcgcgactgcaaattaaattaacaattgcgacatataaaatttttaagaatatattataagaagtgtaattacattaaattagaGAAAAACTGTTAAATTGGAAAATACATCGTGTATCGGTTATATTTATAGTCACTGACTGATGACAGAGCTAACATCCTGTTGGATCCTGATAATTCACATCATCATAGTAGGAGAGAAACGAGACAGTCAGTTTACTTAACAACGCGATACTCGCCGCAACCGTTTTCATGTTGATCACTTGTCCTCATAGTGTATTTCTTCagaaacttatttttatatttagcgATTATGAAAGTTTcatatattctatttattctTGTCATTCTGCAAATTGGAGTGATTACTGTATCTACAGAATATATAAGAACAAACGCAAATGCGTTCACAAAAGTGTGTAACAAGATTGTCAGGTAAGATTATCATATTCTTTGAATCGGAATTTATCagcaaaatatttcatcagcCGTGCGCAATATGATTAAGATAGCAAGCTAATATTGATAACATTATATGCAGTTATCAAGCGACTCGGAATACTCCTTACCTCGAAACATATAAGGAAAGAACATGGGGTCTCTTTTATAAAACTAAAGTTCGgtggaattataaaattgaagtaagacgataaaaattttatttcgcatgATATCGTAATATAAGATAATGTAATTGATATACAGAATGTTTGATAACAGTTGCATTCGATGCATATTCTTATTAGAATATTCTTATAGAAGAAGCAAACGAGTTTTTACGACAGAAGCATTcagatataaataatgaaaccATAAACTTTTCAGTATTTCACGTCATGGCGCAGGGAATATACGTGCTGTGACGGATACTTGGAGAGAAGCTCGAACGCGTCTTTGGATTGCGAACCGATCTGTAAACCCCCTTGCGGAAATGGTACATGCATCAAACCGAACGTGTGTATATGCAATTCCGGGTACGCTGAAGAGACAGATATAGTTTTCGATTCCATCTGCATCCCCGTGTGCACTCGCACTTGCGTGCATGGCAGGTGCACTGCCCCCGAGAATTGCACTTGCGACAATGGATACTCCCTGAGCAATGATGGTTACACCTGCGAGCCTGTCTGCAACGAGCCGTGCGGTAAAGGAGCATATTGTTCCAAACCCGGAGTTTGCACTTGTTTGCCAGGATATTCCAATAGATCTACATCGCATGtgagtaaataatataacaattatgatataagcattttatacatatgcaGTTTTATGTTAACATGACAGACATGTGGATAACGTTAGTTGAATTCTatattatttcgattttagcatctctctccctctgttaaatattaattataataattaacacattgttaattataatttttcggattactttgttttatttacttCATTCAACGTGATGATTTATCCAaagggaaatgaaaaagttaccTAGAGTCAATTAAGTGtatcgtaaaaataataatctttagTTTTCAATTAACTAGAAATATAGTAatcaataacaaattaataattttatcttcttatGTTTAAAAGTGTTCTCCGATCTGCAACTATGGATGCATCCACGGTAAATGTACCGCCCCTGGTGTCTGCACCTGTGACGATGGTTTTGAGCCCGTTACTTTAGTTCTCTGCAAACCCAAGTGTGAGCATG
This region includes:
- the LOC113562625 gene encoding multiple epidermal growth factor-like domains protein 6; amino-acid sequence: MQRSLICLIVFTCLGVGTWATDGGVKGGYRPRYPTNHHGGTNSSQSGLCYKTVPYSHVLALNSSGSPYNTIPQPTGGSQPHSDDWITILDCCDGYKRNVTNGLCEPHCERGCFGGRCTGPNICSCSSGWHPQEGVCMPVCTRPCRENAYCFSPDVCVCKLGYDEIENQCRPICPDGCGRGECVAPRVCQCRSGYVLNERKECAAACEGGCSHGTCSAPGACTCDDGYINPPGDRETCVPHCPGGCDGGDCIFPGVCRCRAGYSQDPRSGRCTPNCPPDCSATGGECTAPGVCNCRIGYERENYSGQCVPAAPGSSQCGVGYNLDPRTGRCIPAPANLTSTQCRYDCGPNGACVGNQCVCQPGFIVDPDIGRCVHQSSIPPSQSGDCRFGCGPNGVCVGHNRCACQPGFIVDPDIGRCINASMSTNMTSTQCRYDCGPNGACVGNQCVCQPGFIVDPDIGRCVHQSSIPPSQPGDCRFGCGPNGVCIGHRCVCQAGFTVDPSTGRCTYALITPTPSGDCRHSCGPNGICVGHNRCACHSGFIVDPDTGRCIHESSTPPSRSTDCRVDCGPNGVCIGQNRCACQSGYIADPDIGRCIHESSTPPSQSGDCRFGCGPNSVCIGHNRCACQPGYILDPDTGRCIHESSTPPSQSGDCRFGCGPNSVCIGHNRCACQPGYMADPDTGRCSPTAPANATSSQCRYGCGPHGRCIGPNMCACESGFRHDPDTGRCIPHEGEGLDMNVCQYPCLNAQCTGPNQCTCNRGYTHDLRDPTRSRCVPVCAGGCPNGVCTMPNFCICNPGYRKEPGVKGRQRCVPQE